Genomic DNA from Carnobacterium divergens DSM 20623:
GAACGAGTGGAGATGTAAAAAGCGAAAAACTGAAAGGATTTGCGTTATTTTATGCGTAAATCCTTTTTTTGATACTTGACAACGCCCATCATTTATCTATATAATACACTAGCGTATTATATAGTAGAGTACTAGATGCAGAAAGTAGGGAAGATATGGAAAATTATTCTTTTGATATTAATATGAAGCTAAAGCGAGTCAATCGTTTGCATAAGATTAAGGGCGACAAGGAACTAAACGAATTAGGCATTCATGTAGGACAATCTTTTATATTAGAAGTAATCTATATGAAAAAAAGTTGTACACAAAAGGAAATTGCCGATTATTTGAAAATTTCAACGTCTTCTATTACCAATCCTATTAAACGGTTAGAAGAAAAGAAGCTAATAAAAAAACAGCAGTCAAAAACGGATTTGCGCTACAATGTGATTACATTGACCAAAGAAGGTACGCTTACTATTAAGCAAATGTTAAGCACCATCAATGAGATTGAACAAACGATGATTAAAGATTTTTCACCAGAGGAAGTGAACCAATTAAACGATTTTTTTAATCGAATGATTTATAATTTACAACCAGAAGGAAGCTTAGAGGAGCTTCAAAAAGAAGAATACGGCAATATGTATGCCGAGAGTATTGAGGTGAATCATAAAAATGACAACAGATAAAATTAAAGTAAGTACCTTAATTGCGATTGTCGCATCAGCGATGTTGACTTTTATGGGGATTGTTTCGGAAACGGCATTAAATGTTGCTTTTCCAATTTTAATGAAAGAATTTAATGTAACCAGTGCAACGATTCAGTGGTTAACAACAGGCTATTTATTAGTCGTCGCTATTTTAGTTCCTATTTCACCAATGTTGGTGAAACGTTATCCCACAAAGCGCTTATTTCAAGCTGCGGTAGTGATTTTCACGGTAGGGACTATAATTTGTGGCTTTGCAATGAGTTTTCCGATGTTATTATTGGGGCGTCTGATTCAAGCGATTGGGACAGGTATTTCCTTACCTTTAATGTTTAACTTAATTTTAGCTTTAATTCCAATGCATAAGCGGGGCGTGATTATGGGAATTGCAGGACTTGTTACGAGCTTTGCACCTGCGATTGGACCGACTTATGGAGGGATTGTGGTAACATCAATTGGCTGGCAATCGATTTTTCTTATTTTATTGCCGCTGTTGGTAATTGCCTTAGTAGCCGGAAGTTTAACGATTCAATCAATTTCAACAATTGAAAAACAAAAGATTGATTTTCTTTCAATTGGGTTATCAATTGTTGCTTTTTCGGGAGTTATTTACGGATTTAGCTTAGCAGGTGAAACAGGCTGGTTGCATCTGGGAGTTATGGGTTCTTTAGGTATTGGTGTGATTGGGTTAGCCTTATTTTCAATCCGTCAGCTTAAAATTGATGTCCCATTGATTAATTTAGCTGTGTTTAAGTTTCCGATGTTTACGCTAGGGTTAATACAAGTCTTTTTATTGATGATGATTGTTTTAGGAAATTCCTTTTTATTGCCGACCTTTTCTGAAAGTGTGTTTGGCGTAAATGCGACAGTGGCAGGATTTATGCTGTTACCAGGTGCAGCAATTAGTGCGATTTTAGCACCAATTGCTGGGAAAATTCTAGACAATTCAGGTCCACGGGTTGTCATTTCATTTGGAGCCTTTCTATTAGCTGTTGCTACAGGGTTATGTGTGCTATTTACGAATCAATTAACAACGATTTTGATGGGCAGCTTGTATTTGCTCCTAATGATTGGTGTAGCATTTGTATATGTTCCTTCTCAAACGAATGCTTTGAATCAATTGCCACAAAAGTACAATTCAGATGGAACTGCGATTATCAATACTTTACAACAAGTCTCTGGTGCGATTGGAACCTCATTAGTAGCAGGATTATTAACAGCTAGTCAACAAAAAATAACTGATTCAGCTAACCATTTATCAAAAGAACAATTGATGATTGAAGGAGGGCATAATGCCTTCTTACTGATGTTTGTCATTGCTGTGATTGGATTTGTTTTAAGTTTTGGACTGAAAAAGAATAAATAAATCAAAAAGCGCTTGAAGTTATACGACTTCAAGCGCTTTGTTTTAAAAGAAATTGACTTTGATTTATTCCTATTATAAAATAAAAAGAGAAACAAGCAATTGCGGTCATGGCGGAATGGCAGACGCGCTGCCTTGAGGGGGCAGTCGGGATTCTCCCGGTGGAAGTTCGAGTCTTCTTGACCGCATAGGATAAGTAGGTAAAAGAAAGACGTTACTTAAATAGT
This window encodes:
- a CDS encoding MarR family winged helix-turn-helix transcriptional regulator, yielding MENYSFDINMKLKRVNRLHKIKGDKELNELGIHVGQSFILEVIYMKKSCTQKEIADYLKISTSSITNPIKRLEEKKLIKKQQSKTDLRYNVITLTKEGTLTIKQMLSTINEIEQTMIKDFSPEEVNQLNDFFNRMIYNLQPEGSLEELQKEEYGNMYAESIEVNHKNDNR
- a CDS encoding MDR family MFS transporter; this translates as MTTDKIKVSTLIAIVASAMLTFMGIVSETALNVAFPILMKEFNVTSATIQWLTTGYLLVVAILVPISPMLVKRYPTKRLFQAAVVIFTVGTIICGFAMSFPMLLLGRLIQAIGTGISLPLMFNLILALIPMHKRGVIMGIAGLVTSFAPAIGPTYGGIVVTSIGWQSIFLILLPLLVIALVAGSLTIQSISTIEKQKIDFLSIGLSIVAFSGVIYGFSLAGETGWLHLGVMGSLGIGVIGLALFSIRQLKIDVPLINLAVFKFPMFTLGLIQVFLLMMIVLGNSFLLPTFSESVFGVNATVAGFMLLPGAAISAILAPIAGKILDNSGPRVVISFGAFLLAVATGLCVLFTNQLTTILMGSLYLLLMIGVAFVYVPSQTNALNQLPQKYNSDGTAIINTLQQVSGAIGTSLVAGLLTASQQKITDSANHLSKEQLMIEGGHNAFLLMFVIAVIGFVLSFGLKKNK